From the genome of Acidaminococcus sp.:
CATCCCTTCTACCATGGCACGCACCAAGCGAACAGGATCGTCATTAGGGATTTGTACTTCAAAATTTAGAGGAAGAAAAAGTTGATAAGAACTGCCAATTTTTGTATAATCCTTTTGTGTAGGTTTGTTTTTTGGCATATTTAAATTCTACACCAAGGCGCGGTCTCATTCAATGAGGCCGCGCCTTGCTTTTACCTTGTTTTTGATACAAAAGGGGCCGTCGCAAAATGCGACAGCCCCGAATTAAAGCATTGGGCGACTGCGTCGCCCGGCTTGCGCCGCCGTCGGCGGCTTGCTTGGGTTGCCTGCGGCAACCGGCGGTGAGGCTTCGGCCGCCTTTGGCGGCCGGCTGAAAAGCGGCCTTGGTTTACAAATCTCCAGCGAGTGAAAGCCCTTGGTTTTAACCATGAGATGAAACTCGTCCACTAAAAACAAAATGATATTTTGCATGCTCGTAGATGTTTAATTGATAATTATCTATCAATATGTTATGCTAACATCATGGAAAATAAATATTTCAGGACAAAAACAACAGTATCTTTAATCAACTATCATTTTGTATTCTGTCCCAAATACCGTCGCAAGATATTCTTGATTCCTCATGTCGAGGAGAGATTTAAGGAGCTGACACGGCAGATATGCGATGAGCTCAAAATTGAAATCCTTGCCATGGAATGCCATATCGACCATGTGCATTTGTTTTTAAGATGCTGGCCGAAGCAATCCCCTGCCGAAATTATGAGGGAGGTGAAAGGAGTTTCCTCCCATCGACTTCGAGATGAATTTCCTCAACTGAGTGGTATGTCGTCATTATGGACCAGGAGCTATTTTGTTTCGACGGCCGGCAATGTTAGCAGCGAAACGATTAAACGCTATGTGGATACTCAAAAAACCAGGGGGTGAAAAGCAATGGTCAGGACATTCAGGTTCAAGCTGTTCCGTGCTAAGCGGAACAAAAAACTGCATCGGCAGATCGATGCTGCCGGAATGGCCTATAACCATTGCATCGCCCTGCATAAGAGATATTGGAAACTGTACCATAAGTCCTTGAACCTCTATGCGCTCCAGAAGCATCTCACGAAGCTTAAGAAAATACCGCATTTCGCTTATCTGAAAGAGATTGGCTCGCAAGCCTTGCAAGATGTTACTCAACGCATTGACAGGGGCTATAAGCTTTTCTGGGAAAACCTGAAGCGGGAGCGGAAGACGGCACCACCAGGATTCCGCAAGGTGCGAAAGTATAAATCCTATACGCTCAAACAGGCTGGTTGGAAACTGGATCAGGAGCATGGTATTGTCTATATCGCAAAACAGAAATACCGCTATGCGAAAAGCCGCAACATCGAAGGCAAGATTAAGACATTGACTATCAAACGGGACAGTCTTGGTGATATCTATCTCTATTTCACCTGCGAATTGCCGGATATCGAAGTAGGAGCACGAACAGGTAAAAGCGTCGGCTTCGATTTCGGTTTCAATGGCAAAATGCTCATAGCTGAAAATCCGGAGGAAGATATCCGGGAACCAAGATTTTTCTGCAAAGCCAGGAACGAAATTGCCCGTGCCAATCGCAAGCTGTCCAGGAAACGTATGCAGTCAAACAATCGGTGCAGGGCTCGCCAGGAATTGGCTCGTCTGCATCGTAGGATTGCGAATCAGCGTAATGCTTTTCACTGGCAGTTGGCAAGAGAATTATGCTCCCGCTACGCAGTCATCTGTCTTGAGGACTTGGATATGAAGTTCATGCAGAAAGGCCACGGGAAAAAGGTTATGGACTACGGGTTTTCTGAGTTAGAGAATATCCTCGCTTATGTAGGCAGACAGGTTGGTACAAGAATCGTTAAAGTAGATCCATACTTCCCGTCTAGCCAACTCTGCTCGGAATGCAGCTATAAGAATCCTGAGATGAAAGATCTCCGTATTCGCGAATGGGTTTGCCCTGCCTGTGGTTCGCATCATGACAGGGACAGGAATGCTGCCCGTAATATCCATCAGGAAGGCCTGCGAATACTTGAATCGGCCTAAAGTAAACAATACTGGGCGGGGTATCGTCCAGCTGCAGGAGTCCTCGTAAGACTATCGCAAGGTAGCAGAGGGCGTTAGTCACTCAGGAATCCCACGAATTTATTCGTGGGAGGATGTCAATTATTCCTCGGGCGACCTGCGACCAGCGACCCGCGGTCAGCGTTGACTTTTTGCTGGCCTTTTTTCCGGACGCTCATGCTATTTGCCGAAGCAGTTACTCCGGCATCGTGACAGTCCTTTTCCTTTGTCTGACATTCTCTCATATCCTTCCCGAATCACGGTTGACCGTTTTTCTATTTAATGAGATAATACAATTACGGTGGAATATAAGGGATAAATTTGTCGTAATTTTATTTTTACTTATACTTGTATAGTAAGCAGCGCCTCAGGCGAGGGGAGGAATTTTTATGACCATCAGTTGTGTTGCACCTCATGCACAAGGAAAAATCAATCGTGACCGTATTTTTGGAGCTAGTGATGCGGCTCAGAAACGCATAAAACAAATTGGTGCCGAGAAGGTAACAAATGCCACTATCGGTTCTATCCTGGATAACGATGAAAAATTTGCCGTTCTTCCGACGGTCAGTAAAATTTACCGCAGCCTGAAGGATACAGATTATTTCAAGTATGCCCCGATTGTTGGCCTGGGCGATTATCAGGAACTGGTACAAAAGGCCTGCTTTGGCGAGTCTCGTCCGGAAGGCGTGTACACAGCGGCTGTCGCTACGGCCGGCGGTACGGGTGCCGTCCATCATTCTATCTGGAACTACACGATGCCCGGCGATACTGTCATCACGTCCGACTGGTACTGGGGCCCTTACAAGGTTCTCTGCCGCGATATGAACCGTGAACTCGATACCTATCCGCTGGTAACGGCAGACAGAAAATTCAACTTGAAAGGTCTGACCGACAAGGTTCATGAAATCGTGGCCCGTCAGGACCGCGTAGAAGTCATCATCAATACGCCGGCTCACAACCCGACCGGATTCAGCCTGACGCCGGACGAAATTACCGACGTTCTCCATATGCTGGAAGATTCTATTTCCGGTACAAAGAAGACGGCTGTGCTCGTTCTTGATGTCGCTTACCTCGACTACGCCGGCGAACGCGAAGAAGTCCGCAAGATTTTCCGCAGCCTGGGTCACCTGCCTGAGAACATTTTCGTGCTCATCTGCTACAGCATGTCTAAGAGCTTCACTATGTACGGCATGCGCTGCGGCGCCCTCATCGGCGTATCCTCCAGCAAGGAACAGATTGAAGAATTTGTCAACGTCAACAAGGTGTCCTGCCGTTCTACCTGGTCTAACTGCAGCCGCGGGGCTATGACAACGTTGAATACGATTTATCAGAGTGAGGAACTCCTGAACAAGATTCAGGATGAACGCAATTATTACTATAAGATGGTACAGGAACGCGGCGATGTGTTCACGAAGGAAGCAGAAGCCTGCGGCCTCAACATGGTGCCGTATATTTCCGGTTTCTTCCTGTCCATTCCGGCTAAGGATTCCCAGGCCGTCTGCGACAAGCTGCATGATGACGATATCTTCTGCGTGCCGCTGGCTGCCGGTGTCCGCGTAGCTGTCTGCGCTGTACCGCTGAAAAAGATTTACGGTATGGCTGCTAAGATCAAGAAGGCAATGGATGCCTGCGGGGAATAAGTAAAAGATTAGGAAGTCTCATTGAGAGATTAGATAGGTTGTTCACGTAGATAGTAATGTAGGAAGGGCTTTGGCTTAATCGGAGTATCCTTAGGCCGGAGCCCTCTTTTGTGAAAAGAGTTCGGAATCCGCTGTCCTTTCCGGATTCCGGGCCATCGTGCGAAAGTTGGGGTACGTGCTTTTGCACGACATCGGAAGGAGTTAAAAAATATGCAAATAATCGGACCGGACGGAGTTACAAAAGAATACACAGATGGAACTACCCTTGCTCAGATTGCCAAGGATTATCAGAACCGGTTTTCTTCTCCCATCGCCGTCGGTTTCCTGGACGGACGTGCCACCCCGCTGCCGCTTGCACCGCAGGGCGGGGAACACGTGAATTTCCTTGACCTGAATAGCCCTGAGGGCTATAGTACGTATATCAGTACCTTTTTGTTTACGCTCATTGCTGCCATGAGGCAGATGCGCCCCGAGGTGTGGCTCGAAGTACAAAATACCTTCGGCAACGCTCTCTATTGTGACATCAAGAACAGAATCGTCCTGAGTAAATATGATTTGGCGGACATCACAAAATGTATGCAGGATATGATTGACAAAGATATGCCCGTCGAGGTCATTGTCAAGAAAAAAGCCGAAGCCTGGCCGTATATCCATCCTAAATTTTATCAGGATCAGGCCCCGCTGCTTTCCGCATTGCCGGAAGATTCGACAGTCAACGTGTATCAGCTCGACGGCGTCCGCGCCTACTTTGTACAGCCGTTGCTGCCGAGTCTGGGGTACCTCAAGAAATTTGAACTTAAGTCAATGGGTTCCGGCCTCCTGCTGCGCTACGGCAAACAAGGTTCTTATGACCAATTGGAGCCTTTCCGGGAACGCAAAAAACTCGCGGCCGTCTATGCTGAGTCCGAAAAAATGGGACAGCGCATGCACTGCCCGACCGTGGCGGCCCTGAACCAGTTCATCGAACGGGGCGACAGCCGCGGCATCATCCAGATGTGCGAAGCCCAGCATGAAAAACGGATTGCCCAGATTGCCGATATTATTGCCAGCGAAGATGAGGGCGTGCGTCTTGTGCTCATTGCCGGTCCTTCTTCTTCGGGCAAGACGACGTTTTCCCAGCGTCTGGCTGTCCAGCTGCGAGTCAACGGGCTGCGTCCTATTCCTATCAGCATGGATAACTATTTCAAGGAACGCAAGGACACGCCGAAGCTTCCCGATGGCAGTTATGATTTTGAAAGTATCGATGCCCTTGATGTTGACTTATTTAACAGCCAGTTGGAAAAATTACTCAAGGGTGAAATGGTCGAAATTCCGCATTTCAGTTTCAAGTCGGGAGAACGTTCCTACCGGGGTCAGAAAGAACAGCTCGGCAACGACGGTGTTGTTATCGCTGAGGGCATTCACGGCCTGAACGAAGTCGTATCGGCTTCCGTCCCGAAGGACCAGAAGCTGAAGCTTTATATCAGTGCCCTGACGCCGCTGTCTTTTGATGATTATAACCGCATCCCGACGACGGATATGCGCCTTTTGCGCCGTATGGTCCGCGATTCGAAATTCCGTTCGCACGATCCTCTGATGACCATCCGCAACTGGCACAAGGTCCGCGAAGGAGAGGAAAAATATATCTTCCCGTTCAGTGAAGAAGCAGATATCATGTTCAACACGACGCTCATTTATGAGCTTGCCGTGTTTAAAAAATACGCATACCCGCTGCTTGAGAGTATTCCTCATTCGGAGCCTGAATTCGTGGTGGCCCGCAAGCTGATGGATATGCTGAATGTCGTCCAATCCATTGATGACGAAGCAATACCGAATAACTCGATTATGCGTGAATTCATAGGAAATTCTATTTTTGGTGATTTGTTGTGATGAAGGAGGTTGTGTCTATGCACATTTCTGAAAGAACGCTTGCTATTCCTACTTCGCCTATTCGTAAGCTGGCACCGCTGGCTAACAAGGCGGAGAAGGCAGGGAGAAAGATTTACCATCTGAATATTGGTCAGCCTGATGTAGAAACACCGAAAAGCTTCTTCGAAGCAACGACAGCTTTCCGTCCGAAAGTCCTGTCCTACGGTCAGTCCCAGGGCCGGGAAGAACTGATTAATGCCATTCTCAAGTACTACAAAGCCTGGGGGATGGACTTTGACTATGACAACGTCTACATCACAAACGGCGGCAGCGAAGCCATTTCCTTTGCTGTCATGACTACTTGTGACCCCGGCGACAATGTGTTGATGTTTGAACCGTTCTACGCCAACTACAAGAGCTTTGTAGGTGCTTACAACGTCAAAATCAACGGCGTGCCGACGTCTCCCGATAAAGGCTACCATCTTCCGGATGAGGCCGAAATCGAAAAGCACATCGACAGTCATACCCGTGCTATCCTGCTTTCCAACCCGGGGAACCCGACGGGTGTTATCTACACGGAAGAAGAAATGGACATAATCTCCCGGATCGTGCGCAAGTATGACCTGGCCCTGATTGCCGATGAAGTATATCGTGAGTTCGTCTATGATGGCAAATTCAAGAGCTTCGGCACCATGCCGGAACTGAATGATAACCTGATTATTATCGACTCCGTGTCGAAGCGCTACAGTGCCTGCGGTGCCCGTATCGGCTGCGTCATTTCCCGCAACAAGGACCTCTGCGCACAACTCTTGAAGTGCTGCCAGTCCCGTCTGTCCGTATCCCAGCTCGACCAGGCCGGGGCAGCCGGACTCTACACGACGCCGAAATCTTACTGGGAGGATGTCCGCATGGAATATACCCGTCGCCGCGATACTATCAAGGCAGCGCTCGATGCGATGCCGGGAGTGATTTCCTCCCAGCCGAAAGGCGCTTTCTACGTCATGGTGAAATTCCCCGTTGACGATATCGAGAAATTTGCTTCCTGGCTGCTGACGGACTTCAACATCGACAATGAAACCGTCATGATTACGCCGGGCAACGGCTTCTACGCCTCCTCTCCGGACCGCGGCAAGGACGAAGCAAGACTTGCCTACGTCCTGAACTGTGACGCCCTGAAACGCGCTATGTACCTCCTCAGCGAAGGTCTGAAGCAGTATCCGGGCACGAAGAAGTAAAATATTACAAAGACAAGGGGGCTGTCGCAAGTGACCGATTTTTAATCCCTGAAATAACTTGCTAAAGGCCCCAATTTGCCTTACTTTTTAGTTGGATATGTTTTGAGATGAAAAAAGGGCGCACGAAATTAAGCAACCCTAAGTTGCTTTTTTTCGAGCGCTCTTTTTGTATCTTTTAGGCCTCTTTTTTCAGCGGATATAAGTGCAAATCCTCTTTGCCGTCTTGAACTTTGTGATGGACCTT
Proteins encoded in this window:
- the tnpA gene encoding IS200/IS605 family transposase; protein product: MENKYFRTKTTVSLINYHFVFCPKYRRKIFLIPHVEERFKELTRQICDELKIEILAMECHIDHVHLFLRCWPKQSPAEIMREVKGVSSHRLRDEFPQLSGMSSLWTRSYFVSTAGNVSSETIKRYVDTQKTRG
- a CDS encoding transposase — translated: MVRTFRFKLFRAKRNKKLHRQIDAAGMAYNHCIALHKRYWKLYHKSLNLYALQKHLTKLKKIPHFAYLKEIGSQALQDVTQRIDRGYKLFWENLKRERKTAPPGFRKVRKYKSYTLKQAGWKLDQEHGIVYIAKQKYRYAKSRNIEGKIKTLTIKRDSLGDIYLYFTCELPDIEVGARTGKSVGFDFGFNGKMLIAENPEEDIREPRFFCKARNEIARANRKLSRKRMQSNNRCRARQELARLHRRIANQRNAFHWQLARELCSRYAVICLEDLDMKFMQKGHGKKVMDYGFSELENILAYVGRQVGTRIVKVDPYFPSSQLCSECSYKNPEMKDLRIREWVCPACGSHHDRDRNAARNIHQEGLRILESA
- a CDS encoding aminotransferase class I/II-fold pyridoxal phosphate-dependent enzyme, coding for MTISCVAPHAQGKINRDRIFGASDAAQKRIKQIGAEKVTNATIGSILDNDEKFAVLPTVSKIYRSLKDTDYFKYAPIVGLGDYQELVQKACFGESRPEGVYTAAVATAGGTGAVHHSIWNYTMPGDTVITSDWYWGPYKVLCRDMNRELDTYPLVTADRKFNLKGLTDKVHEIVARQDRVEVIINTPAHNPTGFSLTPDEITDVLHMLEDSISGTKKTAVLVLDVAYLDYAGEREEVRKIFRSLGHLPENIFVLICYSMSKSFTMYGMRCGALIGVSSSKEQIEEFVNVNKVSCRSTWSNCSRGAMTTLNTIYQSEELLNKIQDERNYYYKMVQERGDVFTKEAEACGLNMVPYISGFFLSIPAKDSQAVCDKLHDDDIFCVPLAAGVRVAVCAVPLKKIYGMAAKIKKAMDACGE
- a CDS encoding nucleoside kinase; this translates as MQIIGPDGVTKEYTDGTTLAQIAKDYQNRFSSPIAVGFLDGRATPLPLAPQGGEHVNFLDLNSPEGYSTYISTFLFTLIAAMRQMRPEVWLEVQNTFGNALYCDIKNRIVLSKYDLADITKCMQDMIDKDMPVEVIVKKKAEAWPYIHPKFYQDQAPLLSALPEDSTVNVYQLDGVRAYFVQPLLPSLGYLKKFELKSMGSGLLLRYGKQGSYDQLEPFRERKKLAAVYAESEKMGQRMHCPTVAALNQFIERGDSRGIIQMCEAQHEKRIAQIADIIASEDEGVRLVLIAGPSSSGKTTFSQRLAVQLRVNGLRPIPISMDNYFKERKDTPKLPDGSYDFESIDALDVDLFNSQLEKLLKGEMVEIPHFSFKSGERSYRGQKEQLGNDGVVIAEGIHGLNEVVSASVPKDQKLKLYISALTPLSFDDYNRIPTTDMRLLRRMVRDSKFRSHDPLMTIRNWHKVREGEEKYIFPFSEEADIMFNTTLIYELAVFKKYAYPLLESIPHSEPEFVVARKLMDMLNVVQSIDDEAIPNNSIMREFIGNSIFGDLL
- a CDS encoding pyridoxal phosphate-dependent aminotransferase, producing MHISERTLAIPTSPIRKLAPLANKAEKAGRKIYHLNIGQPDVETPKSFFEATTAFRPKVLSYGQSQGREELINAILKYYKAWGMDFDYDNVYITNGGSEAISFAVMTTCDPGDNVLMFEPFYANYKSFVGAYNVKINGVPTSPDKGYHLPDEAEIEKHIDSHTRAILLSNPGNPTGVIYTEEEMDIISRIVRKYDLALIADEVYREFVYDGKFKSFGTMPELNDNLIIIDSVSKRYSACGARIGCVISRNKDLCAQLLKCCQSRLSVSQLDQAGAAGLYTTPKSYWEDVRMEYTRRRDTIKAALDAMPGVISSQPKGAFYVMVKFPVDDIEKFASWLLTDFNIDNETVMITPGNGFYASSPDRGKDEARLAYVLNCDALKRAMYLLSEGLKQYPGTKK